A window of the Drosophila simulans strain w501 chromosome 2L, Prin_Dsim_3.1, whole genome shotgun sequence genome harbors these coding sequences:
- the LOC6731418 gene encoding protein peste: MIGKQRIWQTSVLGLLLASFSLFSVLYMEQIERRIFEWFMVLRPGTMISSLWQSPAMDINVDLYIFNWTNSEKFSDPRVKPRFEELGPYRFTERMQKVNVEWHDENSTVSYRRRSRFDFDPKLSAGRPSDPIVAPNLLIVGLYQKMVMWSPMLRSLMLLALNIYGKEQAMIRPASDWMFDGFDTPMIKMSKMVPPSLVPEMMFPYEKIGYAYPRNGSMEIYGHHNVYTGRDEFQKLGQIARWRYNNVTEASPRCKLKGSAGEFHPIPLVKGRPISYFLPDLCRELQVDYSGTTIFEGIEAFVYRGSARNMANGTDNPDNSCYCQDNCQEVRSGLLNISSCWYGAPVFASYPHFYKADPYYGEQVEGMKPDKDRHEMVIMLEPKTGMVLEIKARIMANLLVEPKTHLIYRTARRTFFPLIWADYNVRITDDLLGYVKLMSILEFVGKICGILGVVLGVLMVFWYPHQMIWQKSLMHKIEISSIETNRSLEPVKNNDVEDSPLLKGLKYTGAKDGAGNGN; encoded by the exons ATGATCGGAAAACAGCGCATATGGCAGACCAGTGTGTTGGGTCTACTCTTGGCCAGCTTCAGTCTGTTCTCGGTGCTCTATATGGAGCAGATCGAACGCCGGATTTTCGAGTGGTTCATGGTGCTGCGGCCAGGAACAATGATCAGCAGCCTGTGGCAGTCACCGGCCATGGACATAAACGTGGATCTGTACATATTCAACTGGACGAACTCGGAGAAGTTCAGTGATCCCAGAGTGAAGCCCCGGTTCGAGGAGCTCGGTCCCTATCGCTTCACCGAGCGGATGCAGAAGGTCAATGTGGAGTGGCACGATGAGAACTCCACGGTGTCCTATCGGCGTCGCAGTCGCTTCGATTTCGATCCGAAACTCAGTGCCGGACGTCCCTCAGATCCCATTGTGGCGCCCAACCTGCTCATTGTGGGCCTGTACCAGAAGATGGTCATGTGGAGTCCCATGCTGCGTTCCCTCATGCTCTTGGCCCTGAATATCTACGGCAAGGAGCAGGCCATGATTCGGCCAGCCAGCGATTGGATGTTCGACGGCTTCGACACGCCGATGATCAAGATGAGCAAAATGGTGCCACCAAGTCTCGTGCCGGAGATGATGTTTCCCTATGAGAAGATCGGCTATGCGTATCCA CGCAATGGCAGCATGGAAATCTACGGCCATCACAATGTCTACACGGGACGGGATGAGTTCCAAAAACTGGGTCAAATTGCCAGGTGGCGATACAACAATGTCACCGAGGCCAGTCCCAGGTGCAAGTTGAAGGGCAGTGCCGGGGAGTTCCACCCCATACCGCTGGTGAAGGGCAGACCCATCTCCTACTTCCTGCCGGATCTGTGCCGCGAGCTGCAGGTGGACTACTCCGGCACCACAATCTTCGAGGGCATCGAAGCTTTCGTTTACAGAGGCAGTGCGCGCAACATGGCAAATG GTACTGATAACCCGGATAACAGTTGCTATTGCCAGGATAACTGCCAGGAGGTGAGATCCGGTCTTCTCAACATATCCTCCTGTTGGTATGGAGCGCCTGTCTTTGCTTCCTATCCGCACTTCTATAAGGCCGATCCCTACTACGGAGAGCAGGTGGAGGGCATGAAGCCCGACAAGGATCGACACGAGATGGTCATTATGTTGGAGCCCAAGACCGGAATGGTGCTGGAGATCAAGGCGCGTATTATGGCCAACTTGCTGGTGGAGCCCAAAACTCATTT aATTTACCGCACGGCGAGAAGAACATTCTTCCCGTTGATCTGGGCGGATTACAATGTCCGCATCACGGATGATCTTCTGGGCTACGTGAAGCTAATGTCGATCCTTGAGTTTGTGGGCAAGATCTGTGGCATCCTGGGCGTGGTCTTGGGTGTGCTGATGGTATTCTGGTATCCCCACCAAATGATCTGGCAGAAGAGCCTGATGCACAAGATCGAGATTAGTTCCATCGAGACGAATAGGTCGTTGGAGCCCGTGAAGAATAATGATGTGGAGGACTCGCCGCTGCTGAAAGGATTGAAATATACAGGGGCCAAAGATGGggcgggaaatggaaattaa
- the LOC6731419 gene encoding succinate dehydrogenase assembly factor 4, mitochondrial has translation MQSVTRQTARVLPQMGKQVSYLSTSSAWRASAGGGDMVVEIKEPKTRTEKLMAFQKKLRAKTPLGKLDEFSRHPYQEKEPLKPWPNQTNPYTGEIGGPAGPEPTRYGDWERKGRVSDF, from the exons atgcaatccGTGACCAGACAAACGGCGCGAGTCCTGCCCCAAATGGGCAAGcaag TGAGCTACCTATCGACGAGCAGCGCTTGGCGGGCATCCGCCGGCGGTGGCGACATGGTGGTCGAGATCAAGGAGCCAAAGACGCGCACCGAGAAGCTAATGGCCTTCCAGAAGAAGCTGCGCGCCAAGACGCCGCTGGGCAAGCTGGACGAGTTCTCGCGCCATCCCTATCAGGAGAAGGAGCCCCTCAAGCCCTGGCCCAACCAGACCAATCCGTATACGGGCGAGATTGGCGGACCCGCCGGGCCGGAGCCCACGCGCTACGGCGACTGGGAGCGCAAGGGACGCGTCTCCGACTTCTAG